In Candidatus Spechtbacteria bacterium, the DNA window ATTACATTTTGTTGTAATTTTTGTTAAACGTAGAAATACATTCTCTTGCGTAAAGCAACGTGGTTGCCACCGTAGAGGTGCGTGGCACCCACGGTGCTTTACGCACGCAACTCTACTGTATTTCTTGCTTTGGCTGAAAGATTTGAGTTGTAGTTTTGCGATTTGAGATTTGAGTTTTGAGATAACAATACTAACCATGCAAATGTCTCCACGCAATAACAAAGGCCTCACAATCATTGAGCTAATAGTCTACATCGGTCTGCTTGCGCTTGTCATAGCACTCACCAGCCAATTCATACTGGGAATTTTGCGTGCCAATATCAGCGGAGGCGCGCAAGAAGAGTTAGTTTCAAGTATTGAGCAGGCGACAGATGCGATTGATAGGGAGCTGCGCGGCGCAACAGCAGTATACACGCCAACAAGCGTATTTAATGCACATCCGGGTCAGCTTAGTCTTTCTACTGCCCAGCATCTTCCTGCCGGAGAGCAAGTAACTTATATCGATTTTTTTCTTAGCGATGACGGCAGAATATGCATGAAGCAAGAAAGTCTAGTATCTCAATGTTTTACATCACAGAAAATTCAGGTTACAAGTTTGAAATTCGTCAGGCTTGTTACCTCGGGAGGCGTGGAAGCGGTGCAGACTTTAATAACAGCAAAATATCGTAGCGACCAACCTAATTTGCAAACACCATATAGCGTGCAGACGACGACGGTGATTAGAGCCGGCGAATAACGCATTACTATGAATACAGAATCAAGAATACAGCGGCAAAATGTCAAAGCCTAAATTACAAACAATAATATTTTAAGTAGGAGTAATATGTTATCTCAAAACTCAAATCTCAAATCGCAAACCTACAACGCAAATCTAAAATCTAACGATGTCAAAGCGCGTGCCTATCATTTTTCGTTAGAGATTATTAAATTTGTTAATGCGCTTCC includes these proteins:
- a CDS encoding prepilin-type N-terminal cleavage/methylation domain-containing protein gives rise to the protein MQMSPRNNKGLTIIELIVYIGLLALVIALTSQFILGILRANISGGAQEELVSSIEQATDAIDRELRGATAVYTPTSVFNAHPGQLSLSTAQHLPAGEQVTYIDFFLSDDGRICMKQESLVSQCFTSQKIQVTSLKFVRLVTSGGVEAVQTLITAKYRSDQPNLQTPYSVQTTTVIRAGE